In Algiphilus sp., the sequence AAGTCGGGCGATGCGTAGACGCCCAGGTCCTCCTGGAACAGCAGGTGCAGGCGCGTCTTTCCGGGGAGCCGGAAGACAGCGCCCACCGACAGCTGGACACTGTCGCGTCCCAGCGTGTTGATGTCGGTGTCGGAGAAGGAGGCGCGGTGGGCATAGACCTGCGTCACGGCCCGCATCCAGTCGAACAGGCGCAGCCCGATGCCCGCGCCGCCGAAGGGAATGGTGCGGCGCTGGCGGTCGGGCAGGATGTCGCCCGGTTCGCTCACCGCCACGCCACCCGAGAGGAAGGCGTCCAGCGGGCCGGCGGCGAAGCGCCGGGTGGCCCAGACGGCGGCGCCGATGGCGCCGCCGCCGGCCAGCTTGTCGCCGTCGCCGGTCGGAACCTGCAGGTGGGCGCCCAGCAGCCAGCGCTCGGCCGGCTCCCAGTGCCATGCCACTTCGAGATCGCCGATGCGCGTGCCCTTGTCGTCCACCCGCAGCAGGGTCTCGCCGTTCTCGGCGTACGCGAACAGGTAACGGTCATCGACCGCGAACTCGCGGCCGCCGTTGGGCAGGCCGAAGAAGTCGTGCCAGTCGCTGATGGTGCCGTCGAGGAAGCCGCCACCCTGGTGCAGCACCGGCAGGCGGACGGACCAGTGCGTGGCCGCGGTGAAACGGCCGCTGGCGGACAGCGTGAGCTTGGCGACCTCGCCGTCGGCGAGCAGGGCTTCGTCAGCCGCCTGCAGATTGGCGTACTCGTTACTGAGATCGAGGCGGGTGCCGAAGTCGAGCTGGCCCGGTTCCGGCGAGTCGGGCGCCAGAACCGGCAGGGGCACGGCACGCGCGAGCTGGTTCTCGTTGCGCACCTGGAAGTAGTCGGCGGCGCCGGCGATGGCCGGCATGCACAACGCCACCAGGGCGCTGCAGGCGCTACGAAACAGCATGGACGGGTCCGGCATAGGGGATGGCTGTGCAGAGCATAGCGGATGGTGATCGGAAAGCCCGGGCGCGTCTGCTAACATCGCGCGCCCGATTCGCCCATATCGCCGCAGCAGGTGCTGCCATGTCCGCCGTAACCGAAAACACCCGTATCCGCAGTGTGCGGCCCGTTTCCACGCCCGCCGAGGTGCAGGGCGAGTACCCGCTTTCGCAGGCGGCCATCGATACCGTGCTGAGCGCGCGCCGCGAGATCCAGGAGATCCTCGCCGGCCAGAGCGATCGTCTGCTGGTCGTGGTTGGTCCGTGCTCGATCCACGATCCCAAGGCCGCGCTCGAGTACGCCGAGCACCTCCGTGCGCTGCGCGAGCAGCTGTCGCGCGACCTGCTGGTGGTGATGCGGGTGTACTTCGAGAAGCCGCGCACCACCGTCGGCTGGAAGGGACTCATCAATGACCCGACGCTCGACGACAGCTACCACATCGACACCGGCCTGCGTACCGCGCGCAAGCTGCTGCTGCAGCTCACCGAGTCCGGCGTGCCGGCGGGCGTCGAGTTCCTCGACATCCTCACGCCGCAGTACCTCGCCGATCTGGTGAGCTGGGGCGCCATCGGCGCCCGCACCACCGAGTCGCAGCTGCATCGCGAGATGGCCTCCGGCCTGTCGTGCCCGGTCGGCTTCAAGAACGGCACCGACGGATCGGTGAAGCTGGCGGTCGATGCGGTGATGTCGGCGGCGCATCCGCACCACTTCCTGTCGATGACCCGCGACGGCCAGACCGGCATCTTCGAGACCACCGGCAACGAGGATTGTCATCTGATCCTGCGTGGCGGTTCGAGCGGCACCAACTACGATGCCGCGAGCGTCGATGCCGCCTGCGCGGCGCTG encodes:
- a CDS encoding DUF3187 family protein, translating into MLFRSACSALVALCMPAIAGAADYFQVRNENQLARAVPLPVLAPDSPEPGQLDFGTRLDLSNEYANLQAADEALLADGEVAKLTLSASGRFTAATHWSVRLPVLHQGGGFLDGTISDWHDFFGLPNGGREFAVDDRYLFAYAENGETLLRVDDKGTRIGDLEVAWHWEPAERWLLGAHLQVPTGDGDKLAGGGAIGAAVWATRRFAAGPLDAFLSGGVAVSEPGDILPDRQRRTIPFGGAGIGLRLFDWMRAVTQVYAHRASFSDTDINTLGRDSVQLSVGAVFRLPGKTRLHLLFQEDLGVYASPDFSVQAALYW
- a CDS encoding 3-deoxy-7-phosphoheptulonate synthase, whose protein sequence is MSAVTENTRIRSVRPVSTPAEVQGEYPLSQAAIDTVLSARREIQEILAGQSDRLLVVVGPCSIHDPKAALEYAEHLRALREQLSRDLLVVMRVYFEKPRTTVGWKGLINDPTLDDSYHIDTGLRTARKLLLQLTESGVPAGVEFLDILTPQYLADLVSWGAIGARTTESQLHREMASGLSCPVGFKNGTDGSVKLAVDAVMSAAHPHHFLSMTRDGQTGIFETTGNEDCHLILRGGSSGTNYDAASVDAACAALAKAGLPEHLMIDFSHANSQKQHRRQINVAQDVGAQIADGDDRIIGVMIESHLQEGRQDLGGDLVYGQSVTDACIGWDDTVSVLRELAGFVAQRRKRLVETA